In Helicobacter mastomyrinus, a single genomic region encodes these proteins:
- a CDS encoding FHA domain-containing protein, with amino-acid sequence MEQIAILVEDIDNQAKPIYCVFDDNGGTIGNTSINQLCLPDESIQERHVNINYEDGCFTISCIGDSEVFYNESFSKLEQGYETIIEVGDSFRIGKYKCSFIDTKDIKDDFLDYKKVLDKIADESDFAIDVKPRVELDTKILDEENMADSLDKHKILEKLSPAQVINTIPSDIASTHDTIQNIITSSQSMRTDSISKKEISPQTKESDIILHTKNIQTFLQGMLQSFSMPNNPLSHINMTTYEHILDTQELDSILHNTLLIDSIPLLNTLILALISKELHSPYFEMLEHDIFANSLTQAIIQSHQNSKESLQCMLLKALSEYLKNPSLDS; translated from the coding sequence ATGGAGCAAATAGCAATTCTTGTAGAAGACATTGACAACCAAGCAAAACCGATTTATTGTGTTTTTGACGATAATGGAGGAACCATAGGCAATACTTCCATCAATCAATTGTGCTTACCAGATGAATCTATTCAAGAAAGACATGTTAATATCAACTATGAAGATGGTTGCTTTACTATCTCTTGTATTGGGGATTCTGAAGTATTTTACAATGAATCTTTCTCTAAACTTGAGCAAGGCTATGAAACAATTATAGAAGTTGGGGATAGTTTTAGAATTGGAAAATATAAATGCAGCTTTATAGACACAAAAGATATAAAAGATGACTTCCTGGACTATAAAAAAGTGCTTGATAAAATTGCTGATGAAAGTGATTTTGCCATAGATGTTAAGCCTAGAGTGGAACTAGATACAAAAATATTAGATGAAGAAAATATGGCCGACAGTTTAGATAAACATAAGATATTAGAAAAACTCTCTCCAGCACAAGTTATAAATACCATACCCTCCGATATAGCAAGCACTCACGATACTATACAAAACATTATCACTTCATCGCAATCAATGAGAACAGATAGCATTTCTAAAAAAGAAATATCACCACAAACAAAGGAAAGTGATATTATCCTTCATACCAAGAATATACAAACATTCCTACAAGGAATGCTACAATCTTTCTCTATGCCTAATAACCCCCTATCACACATCAATATGACAACTTATGAGCACATACTTGACACACAAGAGCTAGATTCTATTCTGCATAATACCTTGCTTATAGATTCTATCCCGCTTCTTAACACTCTCATATTAGCCCTTATTAGCAAAGAACTTCATAGCCCATATTTTGAGATGTTAGAACACGATATATTTGCAAACTCATTAACTCAAGCCATTATTCAATCTCATCAAAATAGTAAGGAATCCTTACAATGTATGCTTTTAAAGGCACTTAGCGAATACTTAAAGAATCCCTCTTTAGATTCTTAA
- a CDS encoding T6SS effector amidase Tae4 family protein, which yields MSNICKVKCGDKEATIKIQRPSWCCMEQGYNIIHQIAKKAEEQAKEDGLDDVETSKLIAKYVFEHIGGKLNEARIEAESKALLGENVNTYRNTCATKVSFAFNNSEIKIDDKDLKLTSGTKWKGKDGYYYYTGVSGIKNLLLENWKEKGLKPYSQTNNKDFYKVFYDYKKEPSELLIDKYGNVLNKERVKQIRKDNLNFFYTLQSLGIKGIITMDIDAWSNAGGHTTLWNGSKFLDDTNYLNDERNYVFVRELCFWELK from the coding sequence ATGTCAAACATATGCAAGGTAAAATGTGGAGACAAAGAGGCAACAATTAAGATTCAAAGACCATCGTGGTGTTGTATGGAGCAAGGTTACAACATAATACATCAAATTGCTAAGAAAGCAGAAGAACAAGCTAAAGAAGACGGGCTAGATGATGTAGAGACTTCAAAACTTATAGCTAAATATGTATTTGAACATATTGGGGGTAAGCTCAACGAAGCTCGTATAGAAGCAGAGAGTAAGGCTTTGCTAGGAGAAAATGTCAATACGTATAGAAATACTTGTGCTACAAAAGTAAGTTTTGCTTTCAATAATAGTGAAATAAAGATAGACGATAAAGATTTAAAGCTGACAAGTGGCACAAAGTGGAAAGGGAAAGATGGATACTATTATTATACAGGAGTTTCTGGGATTAAAAACTTATTGCTTGAAAATTGGAAAGAGAAAGGATTGAAACCTTATTCTCAAACAAACAATAAAGACTTTTATAAAGTATTTTATGACTATAAAAAAGAACCATCCGAATTATTGATAGATAAATATGGAAATGTTCTTAATAAAGAAAGAGTAAAACAGATACGCAAAGACAATTTAAATTTTTTCTATACTTTGCAATCTTTGGGTATTAAAGGTATTATAACAATGGATATTGACGCTTGGAGTAATGCTGGAGGGCATACTACCCTATGGAATGGAAGCAAATTTTTAGACGATACCAATTATTTAAATGATGAGAGGAACTATGTGTTTGTTAGAGAATTATGTTTTTGGGAGCTTAAATAA
- a CDS encoding lipase family protein: MTNKQQIKKLRDNAELAWASYGYFDLVGKKFDIKDERIKNSPRIDNLTITHTDILDLTYNKYIAVESNPHKPDDEIKVGKLDGDFSPLQAKRFFSRYDLLIHQPNTESGFSATLFGEKRKQKNTESKEISYTSEYGYINYTLAIRGTELLNRGDIGADTKLALGNIPKKQHLDMLLFYNQCIGNIPFYVEGDSMPNNKNSIEYKLWKKLYQRSTTSKHKAYITKSLFKDTTKEATLENFIPPIDSNTKLTITGHSLGGCLTQLFALSFANYAKRDCGIIQEIYTYNAPGARDLSIDAFGVIDIDLANLSSDNKEIREKKIEQYIHSLDLQTITQRFIKKLQRFGIKASYSDGLLVITEQLKRFLGFKYNQEYRAGLKVELRTIQENGSLLKTYKPYFIEIDSLYVNAYNNLIDNYYFHREKRQGVDIGLPTHHIETDSDNNPNNKEKSPVQNLGEDIEGKHYYLNIGIDIDDMDSHSIKNSVVILYFYDYLLDLEANREKLSNRIKELETNPKDPATLNYIGYKAAKNKGKYQLITALLNDFMQWNYNSLKEVNKAVLSEVKNKYKEQKKNDKNTSNPPEKIFPLVYLLNEVSYIARFKDSKDIEEFNIYKMIDLITQLQEAKIYIKILDKKFFDELENKQCSVAELRSVLKCQPFMVVDENNKEILNESNRAEIFYYKTFNNLVSQILQSYKTA; encoded by the coding sequence ATGACAAATAAACAACAAATCAAAAAGCTTAGAGACAATGCTGAGCTTGCATGGGCTAGTTATGGGTATTTTGATTTAGTGGGAAAAAAGTTCGATATAAAAGATGAAAGAATTAAAAATTCCCCTAGAATAGATAATCTCACTATTACTCATACCGACATATTAGACTTAACTTACAATAAATACATCGCAGTGGAATCAAATCCACATAAACCAGATGATGAAATAAAGGTAGGCAAACTCGATGGCGACTTCTCCCCTCTCCAAGCAAAAAGATTCTTTTCTCGCTATGATTTACTCATCCACCAACCAAATACTGAATCAGGCTTTTCTGCTACTTTATTTGGAGAAAAAAGAAAACAAAAGAATACAGAATCTAAAGAGATTAGCTATACAAGTGAATATGGCTATATCAATTATACCCTAGCCATTCGTGGGACAGAGCTACTTAATAGGGGTGATATAGGAGCTGATACAAAACTTGCATTAGGAAATATCCCTAAAAAACAACATCTTGATATGCTTTTGTTTTATAATCAATGTATAGGAAATATTCCTTTTTATGTAGAAGGAGATTCTATGCCTAACAATAAAAATTCTATAGAATACAAACTATGGAAAAAACTCTATCAAAGAAGCACAACATCTAAACATAAAGCCTATATAACAAAATCTCTTTTCAAAGATACTACCAAAGAGGCTACTTTAGAGAACTTCATACCTCCTATAGATTCTAATACTAAACTCACTATCACAGGACACTCTCTTGGTGGTTGCTTAACACAACTCTTTGCACTCTCTTTTGCAAACTATGCTAAGAGAGATTGTGGAATCATCCAAGAAATCTATACCTATAATGCTCCTGGTGCTAGAGACTTGAGCATAGATGCTTTTGGTGTAATTGATATAGATTTAGCTAATCTTTCAAGTGATAATAAAGAAATTAGGGAAAAGAAAATAGAACAATATATTCATAGTTTAGATTTGCAGACTATAACACAGAGATTTATCAAAAAGTTACAACGCTTTGGGATAAAAGCTAGTTATTCAGATGGATTATTAGTTATCACAGAACAGCTGAAAAGATTTCTTGGGTTTAAATATAACCAAGAATATAGGGCAGGATTAAAAGTAGAACTTAGGACTATACAAGAAAATGGATCATTGCTAAAGACTTATAAGCCATATTTTATAGAAATAGATTCTTTATATGTCAATGCATATAACAATCTTATAGATAATTACTACTTTCATAGAGAAAAAAGGCAAGGTGTAGATATAGGATTGCCAACTCATCATATAGAAACTGATAGCGATAATAATCCAAACAACAAGGAAAAGAGTCCTGTTCAGAATCTAGGGGAGGATATAGAAGGCAAACACTATTATCTTAATATTGGCATAGATATAGATGATATGGATAGTCATTCTATCAAAAACTCTGTGGTTATATTGTATTTTTACGATTATCTTTTAGACTTGGAGGCAAATAGAGAAAAACTCTCAAATCGTATTAAGGAGTTAGAAACTAATCCCAAAGATCCTGCTACCTTAAATTACATAGGATACAAGGCTGCTAAAAACAAAGGTAAATATCAACTCATTACTGCTTTACTTAATGACTTTATGCAATGGAATTACAATTCCCTAAAAGAAGTCAATAAAGCAGTCTTGAGTGAAGTTAAAAACAAATATAAAGAGCAAAAAAAGAACGATAAAAATACATCAAATCCGCCAGAAAAGATATTTCCTCTTGTATATCTTTTAAATGAAGTGAGTTATATAGCAAGGTTTAAAGATAGCAAGGATATAGAGGAATTTAACATATATAAGATGATAGATTTAATCACGCAACTACAAGAAGCAAAAATTTATATAAAAATTCTAGATAAAAAATTCTTTGATGAATTAGAAAACAAGCAATGCAGTGTAGCAGAATTACGAAGTGTACTAAAATGTCAGCCCTTTATGGTAGTTGATGAAAACAACAAAGAAATACTTAATGAAAGCAATAGAGCAGAAATCTTTTACTATAAAACCTTTAATAATCTAGTCTCGCAAATTTTGCAATCTTATAAAACTGCCTAA